The following are encoded in a window of Bacteroidales bacterium genomic DNA:
- a CDS encoding response regulator transcription factor: MNKINVVVIDEHPVIKSAFLSLLSDAEDVEVIDSMSNVEVFLEKMTHLPATFVHVLIYNVYSPNDLEIENIRRIRKTYGRIPILIIAMYFNELFILKSIKAGAKGLLSDRTSRDEIVQAIYTLRNGYEYLGKTVTGIILNSYLNRSGLNGNTQEDMSQLSAREIEVLKLFCEGMPNQEIADKLYISIRTVESHKTNIMKKINLRSTVDLVKFAIRNNLIEV, translated from the coding sequence ATGAACAAGATTAATGTTGTTGTCATTGATGAGCATCCGGTGATCAAATCGGCATTTCTATCACTGCTTTCAGATGCAGAGGACGTTGAAGTGATTGACTCGATGAGCAATGTCGAAGTTTTTCTGGAAAAAATGACGCATCTTCCCGCAACCTTTGTTCATGTATTAATTTACAATGTATACTCTCCCAACGATCTTGAGATCGAAAACATCCGGCGGATAAGAAAAACATATGGCAGAATCCCGATTCTGATTATAGCCATGTATTTTAATGAGTTATTCATTTTAAAGTCGATCAAGGCAGGGGCAAAAGGGTTACTCTCCGACCGAACTTCCCGCGACGAAATTGTGCAAGCTATTTACACGCTTCGCAATGGTTATGAATATCTTGGGAAGACGGTCACAGGCATCATTCTCAACAGTTATTTAAACCGGTCCGGGTTAAATGGAAATACACAGGAAGATATGTCGCAACTATCAGCCAGGGAGATAGAAGTGCTGAAATTATTTTGTGAAGGAATGCCTAACCAGGAAATTGCCGACAAACTATACATCTCGATTCGTACCGTGGAGTCACACAAAACCAACATCATGAAGAAGATCAACCTTCGAAGTACAGTTGATCTGGTCAAGTTTGCCATCCGCAATAACCTGATTGAAGTTTGA